One Lucilia cuprina isolate Lc7/37 chromosome 4, ASM2204524v1, whole genome shotgun sequence DNA segment encodes these proteins:
- the LOC124419360 gene encoding fasciclin-1-like isoform X2, which translates to MDIGGQVLDDINNFGDVTILAPSNEAWNNSAINNIIRDVPKMREILNMHIIKDRLNVDKIKEKNQNLIAQVPTVNNRTFLYFNINGEGSDEVITVEGGGVNATILEANVASTNGYVHIIDKVLGVPYTTVLGKLESDPMLSDSYKLGQFSTFNEQLNNTQRRYTYFVTRDKGWQKIGLDFPSVHKKLFMKDFAYHSRSILERHLVIADRAYSMKDMVAMTKESESIVLPTFRDSLKIKVEEEAGRYVIIWNYKKINVYRPDVECTNGIIHVIDYPMLEEKDIVVRGGSYQIKSNFCILFANLFIIAIAKLF; encoded by the exons ATGGACATTGGTGGCCAAGTCTTAGACGATATTAACAATTTCGGAGATGTTACAATTTTGGCACCCAGTAATGAGGCCTGGAATAATTCTGCCATTAACAATATTATTAG aGATGTTCCAAAAATGCGGGAGATATTAAATATGCACATTATTAAAGATCGCCTAAACGTGGATAAAATcaaggaaaaaaatcaaaattta ATTGCACAGGTTCCCACAGTAAATAACCGTACATTCCTCTACTTCAACATTAATGGCGAAGGATCAGATGAAGTGATTACTGTTGAAGGCGGTGGAGTGAATGCCACTATCTTGGAAGCAAATGTCGCTAGCACTAATGGTTATGTTCACATTATCGACAAGGTTCTTGGAGTTCCATATACAACAGTGTTGGGCAAATTGGAAAGTGATCCTATGCTAAg TGATTCATATAAATTGGGTCAATTTTCAACATTCAACGAACAACTGAATAATACACAAAGACGTTACACGTACTTTGTGACACGTGACAAGGGGTGGCAGAAAATAGGATTAGATTTTCCTTCGGTgcataagaaattatttatgaaaGACTTTGCCTATCAC TCTCGATCAATTTTGGAACGTCATTTGGTAATTGCTGATCGCGCTTATTCCATGAAAGATATGGTCGCTATGACAAAAGAAAGTGAATCAATTGTACTGCCAACTTTCCgagattctttaaaaattaaagtagaAGAAGAAGCTGGAC GTTATGTCATCATttggaattataaaaaaattaatgtttatcgCCCGGACGTCGAATGTACCAATGGTATTATACACGTGATTGATTATCCAATGCTGGAGGAGAAGGATATCGTAGTGAGGGGAGGTAGTTATCAGATTAAATCTAACTTCTGCATATTGTTTGCAAATCTCTTCATAATAGCAATAGCAAAACTTTTCTAA
- the LOC124419360 gene encoding fasciclin-1-like isoform X1 — MDIGGQVLDDINNFGDVTILAPSNEAWNNSAINNIIRDVPKMREILNMHIIKDRLNVDKIKEKNQNLIAQVPTVNNRTFLYFNINGEGSDEVITVEGGGVNATILEANVASTNGYVHIIDKVLGVPYTTVLGKLESDPMLSDSYKLGQFSTFNEQLNNTQRRYTYFVTRDKGWQKIGLDFPSVHKKLFMKDFAYHSRSILERHLVIADRAYSMKDMVAMTKESESIVLPTFRDSLKIKVEEEAGHLHDEFASHDWTGYVIIWNYKKINVYRPDVECTNGIIHVIDYPMLEEKDIVVRGGSYQIKSNFCILFANLFIIAIAKLF; from the exons ATGGACATTGGTGGCCAAGTCTTAGACGATATTAACAATTTCGGAGATGTTACAATTTTGGCACCCAGTAATGAGGCCTGGAATAATTCTGCCATTAACAATATTATTAG aGATGTTCCAAAAATGCGGGAGATATTAAATATGCACATTATTAAAGATCGCCTAAACGTGGATAAAATcaaggaaaaaaatcaaaattta ATTGCACAGGTTCCCACAGTAAATAACCGTACATTCCTCTACTTCAACATTAATGGCGAAGGATCAGATGAAGTGATTACTGTTGAAGGCGGTGGAGTGAATGCCACTATCTTGGAAGCAAATGTCGCTAGCACTAATGGTTATGTTCACATTATCGACAAGGTTCTTGGAGTTCCATATACAACAGTGTTGGGCAAATTGGAAAGTGATCCTATGCTAAg TGATTCATATAAATTGGGTCAATTTTCAACATTCAACGAACAACTGAATAATACACAAAGACGTTACACGTACTTTGTGACACGTGACAAGGGGTGGCAGAAAATAGGATTAGATTTTCCTTCGGTgcataagaaattatttatgaaaGACTTTGCCTATCAC TCTCGATCAATTTTGGAACGTCATTTGGTAATTGCTGATCGCGCTTATTCCATGAAAGATATGGTCGCTATGACAAAAGAAAGTGAATCAATTGTACTGCCAACTTTCCgagattctttaaaaattaaagtagaAGAAGAAGCTGGAC aTCTTCATGATGAATTCGCTTCTCATGATTGGACTG GTTATGTCATCATttggaattataaaaaaattaatgtttatcgCCCGGACGTCGAATGTACCAATGGTATTATACACGTGATTGATTATCCAATGCTGGAGGAGAAGGATATCGTAGTGAGGGGAGGTAGTTATCAGATTAAATCTAACTTCTGCATATTGTTTGCAAATCTCTTCATAATAGCAATAGCAAAACTTTTCTAA